The sequence below is a genomic window from Cucumis melo cultivar AY chromosome 5, USDA_Cmelo_AY_1.0, whole genome shotgun sequence.
AAGGACCACTTATTAATGTTGATAGAAAAATTGTGAAGTAAATGTACATTCCGAACGTCGTGTgacgtttatattattttccttaccctaactcaattatcaaataattctttcttcGCAATTATGtatttctcttcatcgttccacccaaagccactgcacgctggCCCCCACATTTCGATGATGGCCTGGAATGTCCACTTCAGTGTCTTTATTCTACAGTCAATTACAGTCGTTGCGCGGACACGACATTCAGGTAGTTTCTccgccatcatgcgtaccaactggGCCAGGTAACCTAGCCGGAACGTACCATTATCAGATTTCCATCCCCCAATTGACACCAACTTCATTAAATATTCTACAAGAGTGCCCTTCTCCTCCTTCGTCCAAACATGGCTCGGGGCACGGGTTGAGATTGACATACTAAGAATGAAAAATTACAAGAAATACATGGAGTACGTTAGTAATATCAGAATTTCACAATTAACAGTCACAAACAAATAGCACGCgtacatttcatatgcaacaGTACATTTTACAggtgaataaaatgtgaccgaTGACTTTAAATGTAAAATTTTCTTAACTAAGTGTTACGCAACTGCCTATCTGTGAACATCGATTTAACTAGTTCGAcgcgccactgagaccactcgtttgtcgTCTTAATGTAGTGAATGTCTTTTGAAGCGGTGGTTGTAGCGTACGCGGAGTCCCCCTCGTCCACATCGTCAATGTagtcgcaatatgtcatttctcTATTTATCAAATTGTGGAGCAAGCAACATGCTAGCATTATGCGACATTGGACTTGCAGAAGATAGTACGACTTTCCACGAAAAATGGCCCAACAATCCTTAAGAACACCGTAGGCGTGCTCAATGACATTCCTTGTCAaagagtgcttcatgttgaagtacgcGCTCAATGACATTTCTTGCAAGtggtaccgctggcctctgtacgAGCCGAGAAATCCCTCCGCATTTGGATAACccgcatcgcacagataataatatcctgttattaaaaCCATTCGTTTATGCGCTTTGAATATGTAAGTTGAAATCAACGTTGTTTGATTATAAATAAGcaataccctttggcacttgtagtccattttctcgtgcAAGGGCATCGCATAGAATCTGCAAGTCTGTTGTGGATCTTTCCCAACCAgcgaggacataaacgaaatctCCTTTTGTCTCGCACACGTCGAGTACGTTTGTGGCAATTTTCCCCTTATGCATTCTGAATGTAGGCCGATCTGCTGTGGTGACgttcacctttatgtacgtTCCGTCTAACGTGCCAAGGCAATTATGCAGGTTGAAATAAACACGCCCATGTAAGTGCAACGTACATAAAGCTCAAATACATTAAACTTGTAccatgcccacctcgaaacatttccaacgttgatcattgcaattgtttgttaccggaacaggtctctttatcaactcgTCGTATAGTCGAACGACAGCCAACAGTACGAGGTTAAAATGTCGAGATATTGTCTCATCGGATCGTACAAATTCCTTTTGAATGAtgcggttcttcacgtcatgggcaaagacgtgcaagaacattgctaccatttcctcaacatcaaTAATCTTGGTCGAAGAAAGACCAGATACAGTCTGAAGTAAGTGGCATAGAATTACGAATGTTCACCTGTTCATGTGCGTCCTTTggcgacacacaagatctgactcatgtatcatgcgaaagtacgcAAGTTGCCTtattctatggcgtgtatcggaCAATGTATACCTAATACGCCTATTGTCGTCTATTAGTAGCTCCAATGTTAGTAACATCTGACGTTGGGCTAGCATGAACGCAATTAGGATGGCAAGAAGTGTTTGTTGATCCATTACAAACTATGTaaagtttcttaaaaaatatgtactaagtgaattagtacaatatccaTATACATTGTGAAAAATCCCTAATTAAAGGTTATTATGCACTTACTAAAACCCTAAATTTAGTAATTTGTTAAAACCCTCTATTTACTATGCGATACATGCCATGTataaaataatacaaataattCGATTAAAAGCTTATGTACAAAAAATTGTAACTTTTATTAAAACTTGATCAAATTGCAAAATTGTTTgaatatattgaaaattttccatCTTACTTAGTTTGTGTAACATAAAACAAATAACTTGTTTTAAACGTTATTTTAAAATACGGGTTGCATTCTAAAGGTCTTATGAAAATTGTAAGTACAATGTGTCATAggtattataaaaataatatgtgagagaagaacattatgataaaaatagtattttaaaaatactatGTTTGACAATTGTATGTTTCATAGTAAATacaaatttcaattaattaaccACAATTTTGTGATCAAATTTCGATAGTAAATACATATACTTAATTAATGACTATCCAAACTTAtgatcaaatttaaaaaacactACTAATTGTGAAGTTAATTGCTTTATTTGTATTACTTAGAAGGattgttaaaaaatttataactgttttttataaaaaaaattgtgaacttATGAACATTATAACAGTGAATGAAAATCACGTATTAGCCTATTCTTGTCATGATAtggtagtaaaaaaaattattttttaaatgggAATTGTTGTGAATTAATTGGAAAGTTATACTAACGTAAACGAACACATTGGTATGTTAATTTGTTCAAAAAAGTGTGTTGCACATGACagtttaaaataaacaaaaatttaaaacatacaatgtaaagaaaaataatattaattcatTATATAAATGAAATGTCCATGAAAATAATgtattacaaaataaatagtCTGTAAAGAAGACGTAAGTACATAATTTTTAATGTAATGAAATAAACAAATACATCATGGAACTTTAATATACATATGCCTAAGCCATAATACCTCTTATAAGGGTGGGATAACCGCGGAcgttctgaaaaaaaaaaaaactaacaagttAGGATACAAGTAACGACAAAAACGTGACACGTTTTTCAAATGCAACATAATtgaacacaaaataaaatacaaacGAAAGTATTGCATACCTTGTATGTAGAAGCACTGACCCGATATTGAAACgttaaaaaacattaaaaacaaaaaatcaaatttaaaaaaaaatgttaatcaGCCTCAGAGTTTAGAAATCGGTTCAATAACTTGAACAAGATTTCATTGTTGTTGAAACATCAATGAAGAGggataaaaaaaacaaacaacaaatgCAGAAACACATgtaaaaaaataggaaaaaagtAGGTGATAAACATGGCACCAATATACGTTTAAAAGACTGTCCATAACATACAAAAGAGTGGACATACAAAAGAGGGCAGACACACAAGTGAGAAACAAGGCCAGAAACCATGGCAAACAGAAGGCAAATAAACGGGTAGAAAAGAGGCAGAATCATACGCTAAAAAAGATGGCACGGCAGAATCATACGCTAAAAAAGATGGCACATACATAGACAACACGGCATAAACATGTGTGACAATAGGGCAGCAAAATAATAAAGAAGGGCAAGAACCATGATGAAACAAAATGCATGAACATAGGGGACATGTATAAACATAGGTCATAAAACAGTGCACAAACATACCAAAGAGGCCACAAACATAGGTGACAAACTAGGGCAAAAACCGTGAGAGAACAAGGCAGAAACTATGATGAGAAAAAAGTATGAAAAACTTAGAACCATTTACCTACGAAAGAAGAACAAGAATACAAAGAAAATAGCCAAGCAATGAGAAATGGAATTGGTAAATCATAAGCACAAAAGGAGAGGTTTATATAGAGGATATGGGGAGTAAATATGCAAATAAATGACCCAACTAAAAAAAGGCAGGGAAATCTCTAAAAAAGCAGGCTAGAAGATAAGTCAAACAACAGTCAAAAGTAGATATTGGAAGCTATTCTACAGCCAAATACACATGTAAAGATAAGACAAACAATTGAAGGGACAAAACTGAAATGAAGACAAAAATAATTCAATATGGGTTGTGTTTAATAAAAAGAGTAATGAAACAGAAGTACCTCCCTACCATGCTCGGGTAACAACAAGCAACAAAGTAAACCAAACAAAGTAACCGAAACAAAGTAAACGAATAACACAGAATGGAAGGCCAACATacattttttaacaaaaaaactAAACCAGCAAGACAGAATGCAATCCCAACATATACATCAGCATAGACAAATTAAAGCAGAACTGAATCAACAAATCTGGCTACATACATATATGGAAAACAAAAAGTGTAACAAAATTAGTTTGTATAAATTATAaaactcatcatcggctttgAAATCGGATTTAAAAGAGtccaatacctccctaccaagctcaATCGACAACCATTGGCAGGCAACGATGGTATGAAAGTTTCTGTCTTATCAGTGAAGGAATGACTCCAAGGCAAGCAAAACACCCAGCCGCAACAATGGAACCTCGAGCGGCAAGGATTTTCTTTTAGGGTTATCTTCAACAAAACGTGTTTGGAGGAAAAACCCTACATCCCAAAAGGTTTTCGTGTTTGAAGCCAACGACGTGGAAGGGCTGGCTTCAACAAACACGACACAGCCTTTCGGGAGTGAGAGAGACAAATGAGAGAGATGTTGATAGAGATTCGGCTACACAAAATCTTCCTCAATCGGCGAAACGCAACGAAAAATCAATTTGCATGAAGACGGATTGaggaagaaaagagaatgaaatAAGGAGTAAGAAAACATGTTTGATGAGGGAGAACACAGGTTCGTTAGACGAACTTCATGGAAATGGATTTGATGAGGGAGAACAGACAACGAAAGAACACAAATCGATTTTGCATGAAGACGGATTGAGGGAGAACACATAACGAAACAACGATAAATCGATTTCTTGAGGGAGAACACACAACAAAAGAGGGAGAACACACAACGAAAGAGGGAGAATTAAGGGGATTTGATGAGAGAGAACACATAACGAAGGGGAAATCGATTTCGCATCAACACAGATTGAGGGGGAAGACGTAACACGGGTTAAAGACGAAAAGGTAGAGGAAGTTTCGGCCGATTGAGATGGAGAATGAAATTGTGTTAGGTTTCCTTAATCTTGGGCTCAAACAAGGGTTAGGGTTAggctaacctaagcccacaatactaaccctaaccctaaacgCCGCTCCCTAAAAGTTTCAACTAAAGCTAACCGTAAAGttattttttaacattttaaaaaattttgatggtatttttgaaacttttggaAGTTCAGAGATAATTTTGACAAAAGAACAAAGATGCCAAGTTGAGagacattttttataatttagcctATCTTAACTGTATCAAGAATGTCAACTAATATGCAAaatataaaatgtatatattaattacttttttatactttcaaatatttaatatgattttgagaatctttttttaaaataatgtttattttaaaaggAATGTCAAAAATGGGCTAGACGgaaaactattgacaaaaataaggTAATTTGGGCAAAGTCTTATACCCCGTAAAGTCGTGTACAGAGTCCACGATTTCAATATGTGGACCCCacaccttcttcttttttaaagatgtttaatatatatatatatatatatatcaaatatccAAATCTccaattgaaaaatatttttcttattaaatactttttcaattttcaattttacaaaatatctttctttATTAGATATCTTTCCATATTTCAAATTCCAATCTCcaacttttttaaatatatatatatatatatatatatatatatattaacaaaatatgttattaaatatttatatcttcagattccaattttcaaaaatatctttccttattaaatatatttcaaaattccaattttcaattttaaaaaatatatttccaaatttcaaatttcaatctctaaaaatattttttaataagatatttaatttggaaagatatttttcaaaattgaaaattgaaatttggagatttaaatattttttagaatcAAAACCAGAAAAGTATGGCAAGAATAATTCTAGAattagatattatattttttttaataacatatttcaTAGTATCTAATCTGGAAAGATATTTTtgcaaatttaaatttttagatttgaatatttaataacatattttgaagtttgaaaaggtatttaataagaaaatgtattcttgaaaattggaaattgaaatttagaaaaatatttaataagaaacatatttttggaaattAGAATTTGgagatttgaatatttaatatatatatatatataggtgtcttttaaaaaatataacacaatggcaaagtatttacactatatagagcaatttcaaaaacgaaaaaaagccTAGAGGTCCACCGtctaaaataccaaaaatgtctcgtcaaccatgccgtcaacaacgcgcgtcaTATTTGTGATCTTTTAgattggttattgtttggtacgcgatcgtttagatatgactacagtttattttttcaattctatcgtttaattttgttacacgatcgtttaattttgttacgtttaaatttggttacacaatcgtttagattttttttttcaaaatttggtacacgatttttttaattcttttggtacacgatcgtttagattttttacacgatctctaaacgataatttatttttttacacgatcgtttacatctggctactccaatctaaatgattcttttaaaagattctttatacacaattttttattttttctacacgaccgtttactttttttacacgatcatttaaatttggctactccaatctaaatgatttttttcaagattctttatacacgatcttttttttttacacaatcgtttactttttttacacgatcgtttacatttgacgattccaatctaaatgatttttaaaaaaattatttgctattttttatatacagtcgtttagattttgttactcaaatttaaacaacgtaaaaaaaaagagaaaaagaaaaaagacgaaagaaagaaatcatagctagaaaaaaaaaagaagaaatacgatggaaagaaatcgcagcagaaaaagaaaaaagatgatgaaagaaatcgcaggaggaagaggagaaaagaaatcgcgagaaagaaaagaaaaatggaagggaaaacctggaatatttaaaaaatggctaactttgtGAGCTTTGTTATACAGGTTGTAAATAGTtaggtattttgttacatttatgaaagttttccacatacgtgtgtgtatatatatattaaatatcattAAAAGAAAGTGTGGGATCCACGCATTGAAGTCCTGGGCCCAGTCCACGACTTCCAAGCAAAGTCGTGTACGAGGTACACGACTTCGCCCAAATTACCTTATTTTTTAAGTTAGttttaaaaaacacattatttaaaaaaaaatctgattttgatGACATGTAAATTACATTTAATTTGgtatatatacataaattttatattttaatattaattgaaGATGCATTTTAAGTATACCATCAGTATATCAGTAGTATATCGATATCTATCGATAGTATATTTCAATGCCCAATTATAAGTTCATTTGAAGTTTGACATTGATGCATCAATAATACAATAAGTTAAGtacattaattttaaattatatttcaaAAGTACAACATTAACATTGGTGATGTATTAGTATGTATCAATAATATCAATTCAAAATTTCCCACACACACGCACACACCCACACGCACACGCACACAGGCACGCACGCACACACACATAATTATTTCAAATCACAAAACAAATGTGAAAATGTTTACAAATGTCTAtcactttgctatatttgttaATTTCATAAAATTGTTGCTTTAACATTTTACATTATATACAGGggcttttcaaaaatataataaagcggcaaaatatttacattgtatagaacaatttcgaaaacagaaaaaacctACAGTCCTACAATAAAAAATGCCTAATCAACCATGTCGTCAACaatgcgtgtaatatatttggtacacaatcgttaaAGGATgttttttcaacattctttgtatatgatcatttaatttggttatacgattgtttagattttggctACACgatattttttaagattttttagtatacgatcgtttagatttgtctatacgatcgtttattttttttaagatactttggtacacgatcgtttagatttggctaaacgatttttttaagattcttttttacacgatcgtttagatttgtctacacatcatttattttgttatacacaatcgtttagatttggctaccccaagagtttagattttgctaccccaatctaaataatttttttaggatcctttgtacatgatcgttttagttttgactacccaaatctaaatgatgtttttttcaagtcttttatatttagtacatgatcttgaacaaccaaataacagtttgaaagaaaatatatattttatatttgatacacgatcttaaaccaaataatagttcggaaaatgaagaagaggagaaaaagaaagacgattaaaagaaaaaaaatcaaatcgtagagaaagaggagaagaaagataataaaagggaagggcaaacctggaatattcaaaaaatggctaacttcatgagttttgttacacgagtcataaatattttaacgatttgttatatttatgaaaatttcccttatatatacatacatattgCCACTATTTCCATTGATCATATAAGTAACTAGATGGAATACTTAAAagctaaaaataataaaaatatatagcttaaaagacaaaataattgcatatatagcacaaaaattagtaaaacactaaaaaaattCAATGTGCTGCCACTATCTTGAGCCTTTCTTTctaaatttctcaaattaaaagctACCACCAATAGCAACTATCTGTGACGCAACTATGATTGATAGATATTATTGTTAATAGATGCTATCAATTGTTAATCACCAATAGTTGCTATCTATCAGTTGTATCATTGATAGCTCCTATCAGCTGTAACTTTCTATTTATCATGACCATCATGAGTGCTTCTTCTCGAATTTCTTAAATTGAAAGCTATCATCAATAGCAGTTGTTATCATTGACAGTTGCTATCGTTGATAGATGCCTATGCGTGagtttttaattttagaattttgCTATCGGTTGCTATCATTGATATTAGTTATCGGTCATagtttctatcaatgatagccACTGAAGAGCagatttgatattttaaacaattttaccATCTGACTGGTCAAcgtttattatttttgtaaatattttattcttatGCTATGTTTTTTTGGTTATTTCCTAAATTGtgttatttgttataatttttctaacttaatatattataattatgaGATCGCCACTAGCCACTGGCCACTACTCTCTTTTATAATACACATCTCGATCAAGGAAGTCAAAGGTTTGAAACTCCTATCGTCAAGATATTGTTTGAACTAaagaattaataataaaaatatgtatAATAATTATTTGCACCGTTTATTTATTCCAAACGTGACACACGAAGATATAATATGTCCCTTTGTTTGGCATAAAATTAACAAAAGCTAAAAATGTTAAGAGCAATTCATATAGTATATGGACCCACTTTTAAGGCTTGTTGGATAAAGCTCTCCACAGCCAGCTAGGTATTGTCTTGTAGCTAACCCTTGGCCTTCAACTTTGTCTCCTCTTTTAATTTCTTCACATTTCAAAAGAGCTATAAATAAGAATGGAAATCAAAGCCAATGGCACAAcaaaatttctcttttcttctctctctctctatacaAAACTATCAAAAAAACTTTCCAATTTCTTATCTTCTGTACTGAAACCATGTCCCTCTCGGTTCCTAACAACCCCGTTGCTCCAAAACTTTCCGCCACCAAAGACGACCAGAGCCTAAGGCATTATTCCGATGAGACCGTCACAAGTCACATTTATACTAAACATCGGGAGGACGACAGAATCAAGCTTGACGTTGATAATTACATTGCACTTGTTGAAAGTATCATCATAACTGCCGATCGAATCACTGAAACCGTATCCCAAGTAggtgtttcttttcttttgttaaagTATTGATGTATTCAAATTTAACTATCGATCGTTATAATCTATCGGGTTATTTTTTTTGGTTGAGTAGTTGTTTAACATGATATGAAAGCTGAAGATTTTGCGTGTTTGGAccttataattatattaatgtCTTTTTCTCTCTAACCAAAATTGGCTTTTATACATGTCGAATCTTCTACATAACTTTCAAACTTGTTGGTGATCTAGGAGAGTGCCAAAATAtcgttttaattaaatttatctttttttggATTGGATGTACTAAAATATCTCATAACAAAATTTCTCAGGGCAACGAAGGGCGTTTGATATTCTCAGATGAGTTCTCGAAGGTCAATGCTGTTGATCCACCCCTTTGTACCCTTCACCATGTTTCAACCCAGGTGATCattataaacaaatatatattattgttaaTTAAACACATACTCATTTGAATAACATTCTTATTCTTAGAAATACTTTCacctttttttccttcaaaacaaTTACCTAAATTGCATCCATTTTTCCttaaacacaaaaaaaaaaaaaaaaaaaaaaaaaaaaagaaacaagaaacaataaTTTCTATCTtatcatttaaaagaaaagaaacacgAAATCTATGAAAGAAAAACCGAAAAAGTTATCAAACGAACAGTTAATTTATATACTTCGTATTAATGTaacttctttcttctctctcaGCTGTCTTGCAAAGCACCGGGAATAGAAAAAGCACATGAAACAACCCTAGAAATTCTTGATATATTAGTGAGTTACCCATGGGAAGCCAAAGCAGTTTTGACATTAACTGCTTTTGCTACTGAATATGGAGACATTTGGCATCTCAACCATTATTCACTTTTAGACCCACTTGCTAAATCATTGGCTATGATCAAGCGAGTTCCTTTGTTGAAGAAACAGTTGGATTCAATCAGATACCGTCAACTTCTTCTTACTCCCAACAGTTTGATTTATAGCTGCTTGAAAGCTATGAAAAACGTTTCTGAACTCAAGAATAATTTCTCTACATATGATATCAAAGAGCTTTCTGAGTTGTCCTCTGTCCTTCGCCAAATTCCTTTGGTTGTTTATTGGATCATACATATAATTGTTGCTTCCAAAACCGAGATCTCGAGTTATATGAATGAGACTGAGTAAGTGTTTTTGACCCTATTTGATAACAGTTTTTTGTTTTATACATCTAATGACGAAACCTATAGATTTGGTTTCTTTGTCGTGTTAGTCCGTTTCTTAATCATGTTTTCAAAAATGGAATCAAAGttttaaaactattaaaataggCTACTTTCATAAATGATTAAACTTTAGATTTGGGCGGTTGactattttgtttttggttttttatatatttaaattatatgtGGATTCTAATAGGCATTTTTCTAAAACAATGTTTGATTACTTAATCAAACACTATAAACAGAAATTATTTTTTGACTACTATTACTATTTGTATTAAATTTTAGcttgaatattttttaaaacactaTTTGagaaacaaataaagaaaaatcaagcaaagcttaagttttaaaacatttatttttactttaaaTCTGTTTTACTACAAATTCAAATATTCTTTTAACAAAAGTGAAAATTACGATAATgaacaataaattaaaaacaaaatcaacTTGGTTGTCCTAATGGGTATTCTTAATCTTTAtcattttaatcttttttatttttcttttcatatttataAGACTCATGACTTGGTGGTAATATTATTTTGCAGGGGTCAATCACAAAAATATATGAATGAGTTGTCTGAAAAGATAAACTCTATACTCTTCACACTTGACAATCATCTCAAGATCATTGAAGCCAAACGAGGTCAATTTTCAGAATGTTTAATTTCTATGAAATAATAAAGATAGGCCCAAATATCTTTCCACTaattttaataagaaaaaaaatatagataGATTATAATGCTGTACtatctaaattaaatttatcatAAGTAACTAAAGTATTTAAAGTTAGCATTGATGACTTAACATGATATAAAATCATGAAGTTTAATTTTATGTGCAAACTCACATAATAAGGCTATTTCTTCTCTAATTAAAATTAGCATCTATTTTCACTTGTTTGGCATGGTacaaattttcttatttaacCATAACATATCAAATTAAGCTTAGTTTAACCTAGTATCGAAGAAGTTGGTTTTATATATGTTTGAACTCCagtatataatttaatttttctctcTACGAATATTGATTTTTACTTGTTGAGCCTCCAATAATTTACTATAAACAATCAATTTATTTGTTGGGTAATCTACAGGGGATTGAACATGGTAACAAAGCAGGAGATTTTAATGTCCAAGCTCTTGTAATGTTATTTTATCTCAAATCAAATATTGATTTTTACTTGTTGGATTTTCTACAATTTTTAATTTACCATAAcatatcatcaaattatgcttTTGTGTTAATTTACTGATTATTTAACATGACATCAAAGTAGGAGGTTCTACAAGAAACCCTATAAGTAATTTCCTCTCTagtaattaaatgtttattTCTCCCTGTTAGGTCTAGataaagttttaaatttacTAAAACCCATGCTTAAGCCTTTTTAGTTGATTGGTGATTTAACCTGATAAGCTATATATAGATGATGAATGGCCTACTTCCTCGTGTAAAACCACAAGTAGAAAACTTAGTTTGTACATCATACCTATGCTAATAACTTACTGACTTGAACATTATCATTGTTTTATGTACGATATATATGTTGCAGAGGAAATTGAACTCTATAAATGGCTAGTGGATCACATTGATAATTTCCCCACTGAGATAACATTAGTTGTGCCTAAGCTTATTGAAGGCAAGTTTGATGCAAAGCCTTTCATTGATGGTTCTACAAAATTGCAGGTCCTTTCCAATTCTCTATATGCCTAAGCTTATTAGGGTTTAGGGGTTTGGGGTTTTGGTTTTATAGATATCTATCTAACTATTTAACATATACATTAATTTgggattttatatattttctttatacAGGTTAGTATTGAAGATGGTTTGAGAGACAAGAATGTGATATTGGTAATATCTGGATTAGATATCTCTGAGGATGATATTAGAGCACTTCATTCAATTTACGATGAAGTGAAAAAGGAAGATAAATACAAGATTGTTTGGATACCTGTAATTACAGTAGAAACtcaagatgaagaagaaaaagcaagAAAGAAATATGAATATGTAAGTTCTTTAATGAAATGGTATATTGTGCCATACACTAGCAAAATTGCTGGATGGAGATATCTTGAAGAGAATTGGCAACTTAGACAAGATCCATTGGTTGTTGTTATGAACTCAAAATCAAGAGTTGAGTTCAACAATGCAATACATTTGATTAGAGTTTGGGGAATTGATGCTTTTCCTTTCACCAGTGGAAGAACTAATGCTCTGTTGGCAAAGAATTGGCCTGAATCCActcttttc
It includes:
- the LOC103502853 gene encoding protein SIEVE ELEMENT OCCLUSION B-like, translating into MSLSVPNNPVAPKLSATKDDQSLRHYSDETVTSHIYTKHREDDRIKLDVDNYIALVESIIITADRITETVSQGNEGRLIFSDEFSKVNAVDPPLCTLHHVSTQLSCKAPGIEKAHETTLEILDILVSYPWEAKAVLTLTAFATEYGDIWHLNHYSLLDPLAKSLAMIKRVPLLKKQLDSIRYRQLLLTPNSLIYSCLKAMKNVSELKNNFSTYDIKELSELSSVLRQIPLVVYWIIHIIVASKTEISSYMNETEGQSQKYMNELSEKINSILFTLDNHLKIIEAKREEIELYKWLVDHIDNFPTEITLVVPKLIEGKFDAKPFIDGSTKLQVSIEDGLRDKNVILVISGLDISEDDIRALHSIYDEVKKEDKYKIVWIPVITVETQDEEEKARKKYEYVSSLMKWYIVPYTSKIAGWRYLEENWQLRQDPLVVVMNSKSRVEFNNAIHLIRVWGIDAFPFTSGRTNALLAKNWPESTLFKFIDQPRLMNWVNQDRNIIFYGGKDPNWIQQFEERIEEIKNDPYIKERRNTFEIIRVGQKLKEDSNDITLTARFWLTQWGYFVIKSQLKGSSATETTEDILRLISYENENGWAIVAVGSAPLLVGRGNLIMGVLQDFNKWKRSMNMKIFPDAFRDYFNELNLKFHTCERMTLPGFSGWIPMIVNCPECPRFMETGISFKCNHGRPELS